A window of the Streptomyces sp. NBC_00454 genome harbors these coding sequences:
- a CDS encoding AAA family ATPase encodes MRLHRLRITAFGPFAEPQEIDFDSLSGAGIFLLHGPTGAGKTSVLDAVCYALYGSVPGSRQAPGTSLRSDHAAGDTPTEVTLELTAGGRRLEITRRPEQDRPKKRGTGTTKDKAQSWLREYDREGAGEGGGEHWRALSRSHQEIGEEIEQLLGMSREQFCQVVLLPQGEFARFLRADEAARGRLLGRLFDTRRFAAVETLLGDRRRTAEAKVRAGDEQVLHTAQRLAQAAGDSADLRAWPLPRHQPGDPGLAEAIRAWAAVARSCARERLTVAEYALAAVEGRHAAAQRAAEEARELDRLQRRHAETTRRAALLAEAAPERERVRALLDRARRGALVAPALELRGAAAGAHMAAAHAETVARSVLPPQYAEAGTEQLATLEQGLRGDLGALGAARRAEQRSAEIRRERAHLERESRAAEEQQQETAEWLGRWDAARAGLAGRVDAAQQAATLAEQLAGKLEPARLHLHAAERRDAFEADAERARGELLTAREESTAAREHWLELKETRLRGIAAELAAALVAGEPCAVCGADEHPAPARPAPGHVDSAAEDAAHARFEQVEERRADVERRLAAARQARAEAAAAAGEATTAELRELASDLSTRHAAAHTAAAGLHAARERLDRAEREHAVRSADRLEAEVRAAGRATRREALDEEQASLETELAQVRGDAPSVAARAEVLEDRVRMVTSASAALRRAETTAARLKEADGQLADAAFKAGFDTIEEAADAVLPEYQRTGLQHRMDAWQAEEAMLADRRGEQDTAAAAALPPADPDAAAAYADRAAAKLRSAGSAVDASRVRCAELDRLSQQAERELRALGPLRQAYERVARLAGLTAGTSADNERKMRLEAYVLAARLEQVAAAATVRLLRMSGGRYTLVHSDAKASGRGRSGLGLHVVDAWTGSERDTATLSGGETFFASLALALGLADVVTDEAGGMRLDTLFIDEGFGSLDDQALDEVLDVLDSLRERDRSVGIVSHVADLRTRVQAQLEIVKQRGGSVVRHRTAAGTP; translated from the coding sequence ATGAGGCTGCACCGGCTGCGGATCACCGCCTTCGGCCCCTTCGCCGAACCGCAGGAGATCGACTTCGACTCCCTCTCCGGCGCCGGGATCTTCCTGCTGCACGGACCCACGGGAGCCGGAAAGACCTCCGTCCTGGACGCCGTCTGCTACGCCCTCTACGGTTCGGTGCCCGGCTCCCGCCAGGCCCCCGGCACCAGCCTGCGCAGCGACCACGCCGCCGGCGACACCCCGACCGAGGTCACCCTCGAACTCACCGCGGGCGGGCGCCGCCTGGAGATCACCCGGCGCCCCGAGCAGGACCGGCCGAAGAAGCGCGGCACGGGGACGACGAAGGACAAGGCGCAGAGCTGGCTGCGCGAGTACGACCGCGAGGGCGCAGGTGAGGGGGGCGGGGAACACTGGCGCGCGCTCAGCCGTTCCCACCAGGAGATCGGCGAGGAGATCGAGCAGCTGCTCGGCATGAGCCGCGAGCAGTTCTGCCAGGTCGTGCTGTTGCCGCAGGGCGAGTTCGCGCGCTTCCTGCGGGCCGACGAGGCGGCGCGGGGCCGACTGCTGGGCCGGCTCTTCGACACCCGCCGCTTCGCCGCCGTCGAGACCCTGCTGGGCGACCGGCGCCGGACCGCCGAAGCCAAGGTCCGCGCCGGGGACGAGCAGGTGCTGCACACTGCCCAGCGCCTGGCGCAGGCTGCCGGAGACAGCGCCGACCTGCGGGCCTGGCCGCTGCCCCGGCACCAGCCCGGCGACCCCGGACTCGCCGAGGCGATCCGCGCCTGGGCCGCCGTCGCGCGCTCCTGCGCCCGTGAGCGGCTCACCGTCGCCGAGTACGCGCTCGCCGCCGTCGAGGGGCGCCACGCCGCCGCCCAGCGGGCCGCCGAGGAGGCGCGCGAGCTCGACCGGCTGCAACGCCGGCACGCGGAGACCACCCGCCGGGCGGCCCTGCTCGCCGAGGCCGCTCCGGAGCGGGAGAGGGTGCGCGCCCTGCTCGACCGGGCCCGCCGCGGAGCCCTCGTCGCCCCCGCGCTGGAGCTGCGCGGAGCCGCCGCCGGGGCGCACATGGCCGCCGCTCACGCGGAGACCGTGGCCCGGTCGGTGCTCCCGCCGCAGTACGCCGAAGCGGGCACCGAGCAGCTGGCCACGCTGGAACAGGGGCTGCGCGGGGACCTCGGAGCGCTCGGAGCCGCCCGCCGGGCCGAGCAGCGCAGCGCCGAGATCCGCCGCGAACGGGCCCACCTGGAAAGGGAATCCCGGGCCGCCGAGGAACAGCAGCAGGAGACGGCCGAATGGCTCGGCCGCTGGGACGCGGCCCGGGCCGGGCTGGCCGGGCGGGTGGACGCCGCCCAGCAGGCCGCGACCCTGGCCGAGCAGCTCGCGGGCAAGCTGGAACCCGCCCGGCTGCACCTGCACGCCGCCGAGCGCCGCGACGCCTTCGAGGCCGACGCGGAGCGGGCCCGCGGTGAACTGCTCACCGCGCGCGAGGAGTCGACCGCCGCCCGGGAGCACTGGCTGGAGCTCAAGGAGACCCGGCTGCGCGGGATCGCCGCCGAACTGGCCGCGGCCCTGGTGGCGGGGGAGCCGTGCGCCGTGTGCGGAGCCGACGAACACCCGGCCCCGGCCCGGCCGGCCCCCGGTCACGTGGACAGCGCCGCCGAGGACGCGGCGCACGCCCGCTTCGAACAGGTCGAGGAGCGCAGGGCCGACGTCGAGCGCCGCCTGGCCGCCGCCCGGCAGGCCCGCGCCGAAGCCGCGGCCGCCGCAGGTGAGGCCACCACCGCCGAACTGCGCGAACTCGCCTCCGACCTGAGCACCCGGCACGCCGCCGCCCACACCGCGGCCGCCGGACTGCACGCCGCCCGCGAGCGGCTCGACCGCGCCGAGCGGGAGCACGCCGTGCGCAGCGCCGACCGGCTGGAGGCCGAGGTCCGGGCCGCCGGGCGGGCCACCCGCCGCGAAGCCCTCGACGAGGAACAGGCCTCGCTGGAGACGGAGCTCGCACAGGTACGGGGAGACGCGCCCAGCGTCGCCGCCCGCGCCGAGGTCCTCGAGGACCGGGTCCGGATGGTCACCTCGGCCTCGGCCGCGCTGCGCCGGGCCGAAACCACCGCCGCACGGCTGAAGGAGGCCGACGGCCAGCTGGCCGACGCCGCCTTCAAGGCCGGGTTCGACACCATCGAGGAGGCGGCCGACGCCGTACTCCCGGAGTACCAGCGCACCGGCCTGCAGCACCGGATGGACGCCTGGCAGGCGGAGGAGGCCATGCTGGCCGACCGCCGCGGGGAGCAGGACACCGCCGCGGCGGCGGCCCTGCCCCCGGCCGACCCGGATGCCGCCGCGGCCTACGCGGACCGGGCCGCCGCGAAGCTGCGTAGCGCCGGATCCGCCGTCGACGCCTCCCGGGTGCGCTGCGCCGAACTGGACCGGCTCTCACAGCAGGCGGAACGGGAACTGCGGGCCCTGGGACCGCTGCGCCAGGCCTACGAGCGGGTGGCCCGGCTCGCCGGACTCACCGCGGGCACCTCCGCCGACAACGAACGCAAGATGCGGCTGGAGGCGTACGTGCTCGCGGCCCGGCTGGAGCAGGTCGCGGCCGCCGCGACGGTACGTCTGCTGCGCATGTCCGGCGGCCGCTACACCCTCGTCCACTCCGACGCCAAGGCGAGCGGACGCGGGCGTTCCGGGCTCGGACTGCACGTGGTCGACGCCTGGACCGGCAGCGAGCGGGACACCGCCACGCTCTCCGGCGGCGAGACCTTCTTCGCCTCGCTCGCCCTCGCGCTGGGCCTGGCCGACGTGGTCACGGACGAGGCGGGCGGCATGCGGCTCGACACCCTCTTCATCGACGAGGGCTTCGGCAGCCTCGACGACCAGGCGCTGGACGAGGTGCTCGACGTACTGGACTCGCTGCGCGAACGCGACCGCAGCGTCGGCATCGTGAGCCACGTCGCCGACCTGCGGACCCGGGTGCAGGCGCAGCTGGAGATCGTCAAACAGCGCGGCGGCTCGGTGGTGCGCCACCGCACGGCCGCCGGAACGCCCTGA
- a CDS encoding exonuclease SbcCD subunit D produces MKFLHTSDWHLGRSFHRVNLLGAQAAFIDHLVETAREREVDAVLVAGDVYDRAVPPLPAVALYDQALHRLAELGVPTVMISGNHDSARRLGVGAGLIGRAGIHLRTDPAGCDDPVVLADVHGDVAFYGLPYLEPALVKDDLGAGKVSHEAVLGAAMDRIRADLAGRAPGTRSVVLAHAFVAGGQASDSERDITVGGVEAVPVSVFDGVDYAALGHLHGCQTINERVRYSGSPLAYSFSEADHRKTMWLIELGAEGEIAGAERIDAPVPRGLARVRGPLEELLSEDAYARYEDCWLEATLTDPVRPEDPMARLTARFPHTLSLAFDPEGRTEDGGGSYAQRLKGRSDQEIAEDFVTHVRGGGGFSDEAERAVLQGAFDEVRAEDSRQETHR; encoded by the coding sequence GTGAAGTTCCTGCACACCTCCGACTGGCATCTGGGCCGGTCCTTCCACCGGGTGAACCTGCTCGGGGCCCAGGCCGCCTTCATCGACCACCTGGTGGAGACCGCGCGCGAGCGCGAGGTCGACGCGGTGCTCGTCGCCGGTGACGTCTACGACCGGGCCGTGCCCCCGCTGCCCGCCGTCGCGCTGTACGACCAGGCCCTGCACCGGCTCGCCGAGCTCGGGGTGCCCACCGTGATGATCTCCGGCAACCACGACTCCGCCCGCCGCCTCGGGGTCGGGGCCGGGCTGATCGGCCGGGCCGGGATCCACCTGCGGACCGACCCGGCCGGGTGCGACGACCCGGTGGTGCTGGCCGACGTACACGGGGACGTGGCGTTCTACGGGCTGCCGTACCTGGAACCCGCGCTGGTCAAGGACGATCTCGGGGCGGGCAAGGTGAGCCACGAGGCGGTCCTGGGCGCGGCCATGGACCGGATCCGGGCCGACCTGGCCGGGCGCGCGCCCGGCACCCGCTCCGTGGTCCTCGCGCACGCCTTCGTCGCCGGCGGGCAGGCCAGCGACAGCGAGCGCGACATCACCGTCGGCGGGGTCGAGGCCGTGCCGGTCTCCGTCTTCGACGGGGTCGACTACGCCGCCCTCGGCCACCTCCACGGCTGCCAGACGATCAACGAACGGGTCCGCTACTCCGGTTCCCCGCTCGCCTACTCCTTCTCCGAAGCCGACCACCGCAAGACCATGTGGCTGATCGAGCTGGGCGCGGAAGGGGAGATCGCCGGCGCCGAGCGCATCGACGCTCCCGTGCCGCGCGGTCTCGCCCGGGTCCGGGGGCCGCTGGAGGAGCTGCTCTCCGAGGACGCTTACGCCCGCTACGAGGACTGCTGGCTGGAGGCCACCCTCACCGACCCCGTCCGGCCCGAGGACCCGATGGCCCGGCTCACCGCGCGCTTCCCCCACACCCTGAGCCTCGCCTTCGACCCCGAGGGGCGCACCGAGGACGGCGGCGGCTCCTACGCCCAGCGGCTCAAGGGGCGCAGCGACCAGGAGATCGCCGAGGACTTCGTCACCCACGTGCGCGGGGGCGGTGGATTCTCCGACGAGGCCGAACGGGCCGTCCTCCAGGGCGCCTTCGACGAGGTACGGGCCGAGGACAGCCGGCAGGAGACCCACCGATGA